In a single window of the Leisingera daeponensis DSM 23529 genome:
- a CDS encoding DUF2927 domain-containing protein, with amino-acid sequence MPADAAPVSHLPACRLGLRLLRGAAAAAALLALAACAVPSARVEAPTRAAAAPAALPPVKVFPARRPQPPQRSNADIARDFLDLHFRLEGGSTLPQFTRFEGPITLRVTGSPAPGFSRDLNALLARLRDEAGIPVRRVSGDSASITVQSVSRAEIRRALPKAACFVVPNVSSLAEYRRSRRTARTNWSLLRSREQLAVFIPNDVSPQEVRDCLHEELAQALGPLNDLYRLPDSIFNDDNVHAVLTGFDMLILRATYAPELRTGMSRADVAERLPAVLARLNPGGARKAAVWLPETPRAWITAYEQALGPSASLRERLRAANRAAEIARSLGWQDHRRALSHYTLGRMLHVREPELALQHFHTAMSYLRGLPGTRMHQAKLTVQLAAYEIATGNGAAALARLGPAAEAAAAHENAALLSTLLMLQAEALELEGRSIEARRVRLDSLGWARYGFGPDWVVEARLEEIAALRPSAP; translated from the coding sequence TTGCCTGCTGACGCTGCCCCGGTTTCACACCTGCCTGCCTGCCGCCTGGGCCTGCGCCTGCTGCGGGGTGCTGCCGCGGCGGCGGCACTGCTGGCGCTGGCCGCCTGTGCCGTGCCTTCGGCCCGGGTGGAGGCGCCGACCCGGGCGGCGGCGGCCCCGGCCGCGCTGCCGCCGGTCAAGGTGTTCCCCGCCCGGCGGCCGCAGCCGCCGCAGCGTTCCAACGCCGATATCGCGCGCGATTTCCTCGACCTGCATTTCCGGCTGGAAGGCGGCAGCACCCTGCCCCAGTTCACCCGCTTCGAAGGCCCGATCACCCTGCGCGTGACGGGCAGCCCCGCACCCGGGTTCAGCCGCGACCTCAACGCGCTGCTGGCGCGGCTGCGGGACGAGGCCGGTATCCCGGTCCGCCGGGTGTCCGGCGACAGTGCCAGCATCACGGTCCAGTCGGTCTCCCGCGCGGAGATCCGGCGGGCGCTGCCCAAGGCGGCCTGTTTCGTGGTGCCGAACGTGTCCTCGCTGGCGGAATACCGGCGCAGCCGGCGCACCGCCCGCACCAACTGGTCGCTGCTGCGCAGCCGCGAGCAACTGGCGGTGTTCATCCCCAATGACGTCAGCCCGCAGGAGGTGCGCGATTGCCTGCATGAGGAACTGGCCCAGGCGCTCGGCCCGCTGAATGACCTGTACCGGCTGCCGGATTCGATCTTCAACGACGACAACGTCCACGCGGTGCTGACCGGCTTTGACATGCTGATCCTGCGCGCCACCTATGCGCCCGAGCTGCGCACCGGCATGAGCCGGGCAGACGTGGCGGAGCGGCTGCCCGCGGTTCTGGCGCGGCTTAACCCGGGCGGCGCCCGCAAGGCCGCCGTCTGGCTGCCGGAAACGCCGCGGGCCTGGATCACCGCCTATGAGCAGGCGCTGGGGCCAAGCGCCTCGCTGCGGGAGCGGCTGCGGGCCGCCAACCGGGCAGCGGAGATCGCCCGCAGCCTGGGCTGGCAGGACCACCGCCGCGCCCTGAGCCATTATACCCTGGGCCGGATGCTGCATGTGCGCGAGCCAGAGCTGGCGCTGCAGCACTTCCACACCGCGATGAGCTACCTGCGGGGCCTGCCCGGCACCCGGATGCACCAGGCCAAGCTGACGGTGCAGCTGGCCGCCTATGAGATTGCCACCGGCAACGGGGCGGCGGCGCTGGCGCGGCTGGGTCCGGCGGCGGAGGCTGCGGCCGCGCATGAGAACGCGGCGCTGCTGTCGACGCTGCTGATGCTGCAGGCAGAGGCGCTGGAGCTGGAGGGCCGCAGCATCGAGGCCCGACGGGTCAGGCTGGACAGCCTGGGATGGGCAAGGTACGGCTTTGGCCCGGATTGGGTGGTCGAGGCGCGGCTGGAGGAAATCGCCGCGCTGCGCCCCTCTGCCCCCTGA
- a CDS encoding AAA family ATPase gives MQFQGTKEYVATDDLKVAVNAAVTLERPLLVKGEPGTGKTELAKQVADALGLRMIEWNVKSTTRAQQGLYEYDAVSRLRDSQLGDERVHDVKNYIRKGKLWEAFEADEKVVLLIDEIDKADIEFPNDLLQELDKMEFHVYETGEMVKAKHRPIMIITSNNEKELPDAFLRRCFFHYIRFPDAETMKKIVEVHHPGIKDALLTAALTQFYEIRETQGLKKKPSTSEVIDWLKLLLAEDLSPADIARGGADALPKLHGALLKNEQDVHLFERLAFMARGRR, from the coding sequence ATGCAATTTCAGGGCACTAAAGAATATGTCGCAACCGATGATTTGAAAGTTGCGGTCAATGCGGCGGTGACACTGGAGCGGCCGCTGCTGGTCAAGGGCGAGCCGGGCACCGGCAAGACCGAGCTGGCAAAACAGGTTGCAGACGCCCTGGGGCTGAGGATGATCGAGTGGAACGTGAAGTCCACCACCCGCGCGCAGCAGGGCCTGTACGAGTACGATGCCGTCAGCCGCCTGCGCGACAGCCAGCTGGGCGACGAGCGCGTGCACGACGTGAAGAACTACATCAGGAAGGGCAAGCTGTGGGAGGCGTTTGAGGCGGACGAGAAGGTCGTTCTGCTGATTGACGAGATCGACAAGGCCGACATCGAATTTCCCAACGACCTCCTGCAGGAACTCGACAAGATGGAGTTCCACGTCTACGAGACCGGCGAGATGGTCAAGGCGAAGCACCGCCCGATCATGATCATCACCTCCAACAACGAAAAAGAGCTGCCGGATGCCTTTTTGCGCCGCTGCTTCTTCCACTACATCCGCTTCCCGGATGCGGAGACCATGAAGAAGATCGTCGAGGTGCATCACCCCGGCATCAAGGACGCGCTGCTGACCGCTGCGCTGACCCAGTTCTACGAGATCCGCGAAACCCAGGGGCTGAAGAAGAAGCCGTCGACCTCCGAGGTGATCGACTGGCTGAAACTGCTGCTGGCCGAGGATCTGAGCCCTGCGGACATCGCCCGCGGCGGCGCCGACGCGCTGCCCAAGCTGCATGGGGCGCTTCTGAAGAACGAACAGGACGTGCATTTGTTCGAGCGCCTCGCCTTCATGGCCCGCGGGCGGCGCTGA
- a CDS encoding M48 family metallopeptidase — translation MLRLMPILLAVIYGLVMYRMSVWRTNRELDQRSTELADPRLKRLTDRLAAALNIARIPVHIYEVDPVNGLAAPDGRIFITRGFYRKYQNGEVSAEELATVIAHELGHVALGHARKRMVDFSGQNALRTALMLILGRYIPFIGPWIAGALTSLLAARLSRGDEYEADEYAAALLTKAGIGLAPQKSLFAKLEELTQARAGMAPAWLMSHPKTDERIAALERLEAKWSRG, via the coding sequence ATGCTGCGCCTCATGCCAATTCTGCTGGCCGTGATTTATGGCCTTGTGATGTACCGGATGTCCGTCTGGCGCACCAATCGCGAGCTGGACCAGCGCTCGACCGAGCTTGCGGACCCGCGGCTCAAGCGGCTGACCGACCGGCTGGCAGCAGCGCTGAACATCGCGCGTATCCCTGTCCACATCTATGAGGTCGACCCTGTCAACGGGCTGGCGGCGCCGGACGGGCGGATCTTCATCACCCGCGGCTTTTACCGCAAGTACCAGAATGGCGAGGTGAGCGCAGAGGAGCTGGCCACGGTGATTGCGCATGAGCTGGGCCATGTGGCCCTGGGGCATGCGCGCAAGCGGATGGTCGATTTCTCCGGGCAGAATGCGCTGCGCACGGCGCTGATGCTGATTCTGGGCCGCTACATCCCCTTTATCGGCCCCTGGATTGCCGGGGCGCTGACCTCGCTGTTGGCGGCGCGGCTGTCGCGCGGCGATGAATACGAAGCGGATGAATATGCCGCGGCGCTGCTGACCAAGGCGGGGATCGGGCTGGCGCCGCAGAAAAGCCTGTTTGCCAAGCTGGAAGAGCTGACGCAGGCGCGCGCCGGCATGGCACCGGCCTGGCTGATGAGCCACCCCAAGACCGATGAGCGCATCGCCGCGCTGGAGCGGCTGGAAGCGAAATGGTCCAGGGGCTGA
- the minE gene encoding cell division topological specificity factor MinE translates to MFGFSLRPRKASASTAKERLQILLAHERSGSGGARPDCLPQLQREILEVIRRHMQIGDEAIDIRMERGDELSSLEINIEIPGKLGVN, encoded by the coding sequence ATGTTCGGATTTTCCCTTCGCCCCCGCAAAGCCTCTGCCAGCACCGCCAAGGAGCGGCTTCAGATCCTGCTGGCGCATGAGCGCAGCGGCAGCGGCGGCGCCCGCCCCGACTGCCTGCCGCAGCTGCAGCGCGAAATCCTGGAAGTGATCCGCCGCCACATGCAGATCGGCGACGAGGCCATCGACATCCGCATGGAGCGCGGCGACGAGCTGTCGAGCCTGGAGATCAACATAGAGATCCCAGGCAAGCTGGGCGTGAACTAG
- a CDS encoding RSP_2648 family PIN domain-containing protein, with product MKLLLDTCVLYPTVMREMLLGAARLGHFTPLWSARILGEWERAALKLGPEGAAQAKAETALTRARWPGAEVAPAPGIEARLWLPDSADVHVLAAAIAGHADAIVTVNTKDFPRHTLAEEGLERLGPDELLYRFWLDDSTGMDALGAQVLSEANRLSGGSWEIRPLLKKARLPRLAKALAG from the coding sequence GTGAAGCTGCTCCTCGACACTTGCGTCCTCTACCCGACGGTGATGCGGGAAATGCTCCTGGGCGCGGCGCGCCTGGGCCATTTCACCCCGCTCTGGTCCGCCCGGATCCTGGGCGAATGGGAGCGCGCGGCGCTGAAGCTCGGCCCCGAAGGCGCGGCGCAGGCCAAGGCAGAGACAGCGCTGACCCGCGCGCGCTGGCCCGGGGCCGAAGTCGCCCCCGCCCCGGGGATCGAGGCGCGCCTCTGGCTGCCGGACAGCGCCGACGTTCATGTTCTGGCCGCCGCCATCGCAGGCCACGCCGACGCCATCGTGACGGTCAATACCAAGGACTTCCCCCGCCACACCCTGGCAGAGGAAGGGCTGGAGCGCCTCGGCCCGGATGAGCTGCTCTACCGCTTCTGGCTTGACGACAGCACCGGCATGGACGCGCTCGGTGCGCAAGTGCTGTCTGAGGCCAACCGCCTCTCCGGGGGCAGCTGGGAAATCCGTCCGCTGCTCAAGAAAGCCCGCCTGCCGCGGCTGGCCAAGGCCCTGGCGGGCTGA
- a CDS encoding HD-GYP domain-containing protein — protein MTYIPPISSPGQGGGSAPQGILRLGELLGALSHALDLTEGQPKGHCVRCCWIGMQAAQALELPPQVRSDLYFTLLLKDLGCSSNAARICQLYLTDDLSFKQNFKTVRGSRQGIEFLLRNTALGASPLKKLKTLGHVIARNDQLAGELIETRCNRGASIARQMRFSEDVAQGIASLDEHWDGGGLPQGLKGAAIPLFARIALMAQVADVFAASAGAEAAAAELEARAGSWFDPDLVPVFTAVIRRPGFLADLQDPGLEAEVFATPQAQHIHAVDEDYLDEIARAFSLVIDAKSPFTHGHSQRVARYTGLICDQLGYSPERRRWMVRGALLHDIGKLGVSNTILDKPGKLTDEEFTLMKRHPVLGHEVLSRIAAFRELADVSAAHHERLDGKGYPYGMDASQLTQEMRVMAVADIFDALTAERPYRAAMPLEKTYAIMDGMAGPAIDPDCYAALQDAVTASGWPSASDARLPESTWELPAAERSA, from the coding sequence ATGACATATATTCCCCCCATCTCCAGTCCCGGCCAGGGCGGCGGTTCCGCACCGCAGGGCATTCTGCGGCTGGGGGAGCTGCTGGGCGCGCTGAGCCATGCGCTGGATCTGACCGAAGGCCAGCCCAAGGGCCATTGCGTCCGCTGCTGCTGGATCGGGATGCAGGCCGCGCAGGCGCTAGAGCTTCCGCCGCAGGTGCGCTCCGACCTCTATTTCACGCTGTTGCTGAAGGATCTGGGGTGCAGCTCCAACGCGGCCCGCATCTGCCAGCTGTACCTGACCGATGATCTGTCCTTCAAACAGAACTTCAAGACGGTGCGCGGCTCCCGGCAGGGCATCGAGTTTTTGCTGCGCAACACCGCGCTGGGGGCCAGCCCGCTCAAGAAGCTGAAAACGCTGGGCCATGTGATCGCCAGGAACGACCAGCTGGCGGGCGAGCTGATAGAGACCCGCTGCAACCGCGGTGCCAGTATCGCCCGGCAGATGCGCTTCTCCGAGGATGTGGCGCAGGGCATCGCCAGTCTGGATGAGCACTGGGACGGCGGCGGCCTTCCGCAGGGCCTGAAAGGCGCGGCAATCCCGCTGTTTGCCCGCATCGCCCTGATGGCTCAGGTGGCCGACGTCTTTGCCGCCAGTGCGGGCGCCGAGGCCGCTGCGGCGGAGCTGGAAGCCCGCGCAGGCAGCTGGTTCGACCCGGATCTTGTGCCGGTCTTCACCGCGGTGATCCGCCGCCCCGGCTTCCTGGCGGATCTGCAGGACCCAGGGCTGGAGGCGGAGGTGTTTGCCACCCCGCAGGCGCAGCATATCCATGCCGTGGATGAAGACTACCTGGATGAGATTGCCCGGGCGTTTTCGCTGGTGATCGACGCCAAGAGCCCCTTTACCCACGGCCATTCGCAGCGGGTGGCGCGCTACACCGGGCTGATCTGCGACCAGCTGGGCTACTCCCCCGAACGGCGCCGCTGGATGGTGCGCGGGGCACTGCTCCATGACATCGGCAAGCTTGGGGTTTCCAACACCATCCTGGACAAGCCCGGCAAGCTGACGGATGAGGAGTTTACCCTGATGAAGCGCCACCCGGTGCTCGGCCACGAGGTGCTGAGCCGGATTGCCGCCTTCCGGGAGCTTGCGGATGTGAGCGCGGCGCATCATGAGCGGCTGGACGGAAAGGGCTATCCGTACGGAATGGATGCCAGCCAGCTGACGCAGGAGATGCGGGTGATGGCAGTGGCCGATATCTTTGACGCGCTGACCGCCGAACGCCCCTACCGTGCGGCAATGCCGCTGGAGAAGACCTATGCCATCATGGACGGCATGGCCGGCCCCGCCATCGACCCGGACTGCTATGCCGCGCTGCAGGATGCGGTGACCGCCAGCGGCTGGCCCTCGGCCTCGGACGCGCGGCTGCCCGAAAGCACGTGGGAGCTGCCGGCCGCTGAGCGCAGCGCCTAG
- a CDS encoding threonine/serine exporter family protein encodes MAPLSQLRNIADTGETLHRSGCAPYKIEKYLQFYARKQGINVIVQATPTSISCQFPDEDNQFIIRRLEPAQINLSLLARTIIRINAVEDPGTEEPGRYPAWLIMLANIAIPPAFLTLIGSALTTIALSAVLGLLVWLCQLFCRGDRVILVEFLSALVAGLAVSLVSSMGVEVPVWGTCIAAIVLFVPGLSIANSLECLAFNDVISGSSLFAQSIFVLMKLFIGIYIGVSIGAALWGATPQVKNVNEVLWWMPYLALPALSFSIGVIFNARLVDIVRALPVTVLGMWGPLYLGFGSGWIVGTWVTAMCITLYGTWLAKTLNLTGAIYIVQGILILVPGSRVLMSATQSLFNETLMADASIGLSALLMFSAIVAGQVTALALYSQKNRNLAS; translated from the coding sequence ATGGCACCCCTGTCCCAGCTCCGCAACATCGCCGACACAGGCGAGACCCTGCACCGCAGCGGCTGTGCGCCCTACAAGATCGAGAAATACCTGCAGTTCTATGCCAGGAAGCAGGGCATCAATGTAATCGTGCAGGCCACGCCGACCTCGATCTCCTGCCAGTTCCCGGACGAGGACAACCAGTTCATCATCCGCCGCCTGGAACCCGCCCAGATCAACCTCAGCCTGCTGGCGCGCACCATCATCCGCATCAACGCGGTGGAGGATCCGGGGACCGAGGAGCCGGGCCGTTATCCTGCCTGGCTGATCATGCTGGCCAATATCGCCATTCCGCCCGCCTTCCTGACCCTGATCGGCAGCGCGCTGACGACGATTGCGCTGTCGGCGGTGCTGGGTTTGCTGGTCTGGCTCTGCCAGCTGTTCTGCCGCGGCGACCGGGTGATCCTGGTCGAATTCCTCTCGGCGCTGGTCGCGGGGCTGGCGGTCTCGCTGGTCAGCAGCATGGGGGTGGAGGTGCCGGTCTGGGGCACCTGCATCGCTGCCATCGTGCTGTTCGTGCCGGGTCTGTCGATTGCCAACTCCTTGGAATGCCTTGCCTTCAACGACGTGATCTCCGGGTCCAGCCTGTTTGCCCAGTCGATCTTCGTGCTGATGAAACTGTTCATCGGCATTTATATCGGCGTCAGCATCGGCGCGGCGCTGTGGGGGGCAACGCCGCAGGTGAAGAATGTGAACGAAGTCCTGTGGTGGATGCCCTATCTGGCGCTGCCTGCGCTGTCGTTCTCGATCGGCGTGATCTTCAATGCCCGGCTGGTGGATATCGTGCGGGCGCTGCCCGTCACCGTGCTGGGCATGTGGGGGCCGCTCTACCTCGGCTTCGGCAGCGGCTGGATTGTCGGCACCTGGGTCACCGCCATGTGCATCACCCTTTACGGCACCTGGCTTGCCAAGACACTGAACCTCACCGGTGCGATCTACATCGTGCAGGGCATCCTGATCCTGGTCCCCGGCAGCCGGGTGCTGATGAGCGCGACGCAGTCGCTGTTCAATGAAACCCTGATGGCGGACGCCAGCATCGGCCTGTCGGCGCTGCTGATGTTCTCGGCCATCGTGGCGGGGCAGGTGACGGCGCTGGCGCTTTATTCGCAGAAGAACCGCAACCTCGCCAGCTAG
- the minD gene encoding septum site-determining protein MinD, with amino-acid sequence MSKDLKLEEPLGRVIVVTSGKGGVGKTTTSAAVGAELARRGHKTVVIDFDVGLRNLDMIMGCERRVVFDFINVIQGDAKLKQALIRDRRLETLSVLPTSQTRDKDALTKEGVERVLDELRQEFDYIICDSPAGIERGAQMAMHFADEAIVVTNPEVSSVRDSDRVLGLLNSITERASKAGAEPVKAQVLITRHDKSRIESGEMMTVEDVLEVLAVPLLGIIPESPAVLRASNLGVPVVLDDPSAAAAAYEDAVGRLIGEQIEMRIAADPRRGLLQRLFRRAV; translated from the coding sequence ATGAGCAAGGACCTGAAACTGGAAGAACCGCTGGGCCGGGTGATCGTTGTCACCTCGGGCAAGGGCGGAGTGGGCAAGACCACAACTTCGGCGGCAGTGGGCGCCGAACTGGCCCGGCGCGGCCACAAGACGGTCGTGATCGACTTCGACGTCGGCTTGCGCAACCTGGACATGATCATGGGCTGCGAACGCCGGGTTGTATTCGACTTCATCAACGTGATCCAGGGCGACGCCAAGCTGAAGCAGGCGCTGATCCGCGACCGGCGGCTGGAAACCCTGTCGGTGCTGCCGACCTCGCAGACCCGCGACAAAGATGCGCTGACCAAGGAAGGCGTTGAACGGGTTCTGGACGAGCTGCGCCAGGAATTCGACTATATCATCTGCGACAGCCCGGCGGGCATCGAGCGCGGCGCCCAGATGGCGATGCATTTTGCCGATGAGGCGATTGTGGTCACCAACCCCGAAGTGTCCTCGGTCCGCGACAGCGACCGGGTGCTGGGGCTGCTGAACAGCATCACCGAGCGCGCAAGCAAGGCCGGCGCGGAGCCGGTGAAGGCCCAGGTGCTGATTACCCGCCACGACAAATCCCGCATCGAGAGCGGCGAGATGATGACGGTGGAGGATGTGCTGGAGGTTCTGGCGGTGCCGCTCCTCGGCATCATCCCCGAAAGCCCGGCGGTGCTGCGCGCCTCCAACCTGGGCGTGCCGGTGGTGCTGGATGACCCCTCGGCGGCGGCGGCGGCCTATGAGGACGCGGTCGGCCGGCTGATCGGCGAGCAGATCGAGATGCGGATTGCCGCGGACCCCCGTCGCGGCCTGTTGCAGCGGCTGTTCCGCCGGGCGGTGTAA
- a CDS encoding alkaline phosphatase D family protein, which translates to MSSSTPITGPILILDDLRDGQMQLAALFIAPKGLSVPPVSAGGMTLQPQRLADYASVSVLRVRFALPADRPSSYQWDGTRYEVAGGFGGDMRIAYASCNGEENGDLDRDGTERNAMWARMGEEHQKRPFSLLLHGGDQVYADEVTEGHRLSNGWPDKLPSDPSREDLASLRQHLREGFLRRYLAVYSAPELAWLAARVPSLMQWDDHDICDGWGSLRRSSTYSPVGQTLFAMAREAALLFQHGCSDGDLPARFADPEGTHLGWRIEAPGLRLLAPDLRSERSRRRVMARGGWRMMKAEVKRAAPGQTFLLSSVPLLGPRLSLLELLMVLTPRMQEYEDDLRDQWQSRAHRASWRRMLRMTRDIAALDGQKIAAVSGEIHLAARAEMPLGDGKMLHQLVASGISHRAPPRAWARVLGMLSWLGDAPLPGHPVRIRKIPGQAGRYAAERNYLILERQDRQWAAIWDLETSGQSAPLPL; encoded by the coding sequence ATGAGCAGCAGCACCCCGATCACCGGCCCCATCCTGATCCTCGACGATCTGCGCGATGGCCAAATGCAGCTTGCGGCGCTGTTTATCGCGCCCAAGGGCCTGTCCGTGCCGCCTGTTTCTGCCGGCGGCATGACCCTTCAGCCGCAACGGCTGGCGGATTACGCAAGCGTCTCGGTCCTGCGCGTGCGCTTCGCGCTGCCTGCGGACCGGCCCTCCTCCTACCAATGGGACGGCACGCGGTATGAAGTGGCGGGCGGTTTCGGCGGGGACATGCGGATCGCCTATGCCTCCTGCAACGGCGAGGAGAACGGCGACCTGGACCGCGACGGAACTGAGCGCAACGCCATGTGGGCGCGGATGGGCGAGGAACACCAAAAGCGCCCCTTCTCGCTGCTGCTGCATGGCGGCGACCAGGTTTATGCCGATGAGGTCACGGAGGGCCACCGGCTCAGCAATGGCTGGCCGGACAAGCTGCCCAGCGACCCCTCGCGGGAGGATCTGGCCAGCCTGCGCCAGCATCTGCGGGAAGGTTTTCTGCGCCGCTACCTGGCGGTCTACAGCGCGCCGGAGCTGGCTTGGCTCGCGGCCCGCGTGCCCTCGCTGATGCAATGGGACGATCATGACATCTGCGACGGATGGGGCAGCTTGCGGCGCTCCAGCACCTATTCGCCGGTGGGCCAGACGCTGTTTGCGATGGCCCGCGAGGCGGCGCTGCTGTTTCAGCACGGCTGCAGCGACGGCGACCTGCCCGCGCGGTTCGCGGACCCGGAAGGCACCCACTTGGGCTGGCGCATCGAGGCCCCGGGGCTGCGGCTGCTGGCGCCCGACCTGCGTTCGGAACGCAGCCGCCGCCGGGTGATGGCGCGCGGCGGCTGGCGGATGATGAAGGCCGAGGTGAAACGGGCCGCGCCGGGACAGACCTTCCTGCTGTCCAGCGTGCCCCTGCTGGGGCCGCGGCTGTCGCTGCTGGAGCTGCTGATGGTGCTGACCCCGCGGATGCAGGAATATGAGGACGACCTGCGCGACCAATGGCAAAGCCGGGCGCATCGGGCCTCGTGGCGGCGGATGCTTCGGATGACGCGCGATATCGCCGCGCTGGACGGCCAGAAGATCGCTGCCGTGTCCGGCGAGATCCACCTGGCCGCGCGCGCCGAGATGCCGCTGGGCGATGGCAAGATGCTGCATCAGCTGGTGGCTTCGGGCATTTCCCACCGGGCGCCGCCCAGGGCCTGGGCGCGGGTCTTGGGAATGCTGTCCTGGCTGGGTGATGCGCCCCTGCCCGGCCACCCGGTCCGCATCCGCAAGATCCCCGGCCAGGCCGGGCGCTATGCGGCGGAGCGGAACTATTTGATCCTGGAGAGGCAGGACAGGCAGTGGGCCGCGATCTGGGATCTGGAAACCTCGGGCCAGTCTGCGCCGCTGCCGCTGTAG
- the minC gene encoding septum site-determining protein MinC, translated as MSVPHQDISPRGGPPAATVKPFQIRGRYFTAVALRPEDGPLDQAFYAALDAQLRWNPHFFDGAPLILDLAQAPGLSRPAELRALTDCLRSRGLAVFGVQNATPEQISAAEDAGLITIASGKDAPLNMEGSTKPGPRRELPKKLRPPENRLITQPVRSGQTVVAEGGDLVVVGPVSSGAELIARGSIHVYGRLRGRAMAGAEGDETARIFCQSLDAELLAVAGLYRTSENLEPELLNRPVQVFLQDERLCVEALG; from the coding sequence GTGAGCGTGCCGCATCAAGACATATCCCCCCGTGGCGGTCCTCCTGCCGCCACCGTGAAGCCGTTTCAGATTCGCGGGCGGTATTTTACCGCCGTTGCGCTGCGCCCGGAGGACGGGCCGCTGGACCAGGCCTTCTATGCGGCTCTGGACGCGCAGCTGCGCTGGAACCCCCATTTCTTTGACGGCGCGCCGCTGATACTGGATCTGGCCCAGGCGCCCGGCCTGTCCCGCCCGGCCGAGCTGCGGGCGCTGACGGATTGTTTGCGCAGCCGCGGGCTGGCGGTGTTCGGGGTGCAGAATGCCACGCCGGAACAGATATCCGCGGCTGAGGACGCCGGGCTGATCACCATTGCCAGCGGCAAGGATGCGCCGCTCAACATGGAAGGCAGCACCAAGCCCGGTCCCCGCCGCGAACTCCCCAAGAAACTCAGGCCGCCGGAAAACCGGCTGATCACCCAGCCGGTGCGCTCCGGCCAGACGGTGGTGGCCGAAGGCGGCGATCTGGTGGTGGTCGGGCCGGTGAGTTCGGGTGCGGAGCTGATCGCGCGCGGCAGCATTCATGTGTACGGCCGGCTGCGCGGCCGGGCGATGGCCGGCGCCGAGGGCGACGAGACCGCCCGGATCTTTTGCCAGAGCCTGGACGCCGAGCTGCTGGCGGTCGCCGGGCTGTACCGGACGAGCGAGAATTTGGAGCCCGAGCTGCTGAACCGCCCGGTGCAGGTATTCCTGCAGGACGAGCGGCTGTGTGTGGAAGCCTTGGGATGA
- a CDS encoding vWA domain-containing protein, translated as MFQPFFENLRKASIPVSLREYLTFLEGMKAGLATYDIEAFYFLARAAMVKDERNIDKFDRAFAATFEGLEAIPAEAVMEAVDIPEEWLRKMAEKHLSAEEKAEIEALGGFDKLMETLKERLKEQQGRHQGGNKWIGTAGTSPFGAYGYNPEGVRIGQGKSRHQRAVKVWDKREFKNLDGDVELGTRNIKVALKRLRRWVREGAQEELDLDGTIRSTAEHGYLDVKTRPERHNAVKVLLFLDAGGSMDPHIQVVEELFSAARAEFKHLEYYYFHNCLYEGVWRDNRRRWNEKIPTHEVLRTYGPDYKCIFVGDASMSPYEIAYPGGANEHWNEEAGQVWLQRARDAWAANLWINPVPEKYWDYTHSIGMIREIFEDRMVPMTLDGLERGMRELSR; from the coding sequence ATGTTCCAGCCCTTCTTTGAAAACCTGCGCAAGGCGTCCATCCCGGTCTCCCTGCGCGAGTACCTGACGTTCCTGGAGGGGATGAAGGCGGGGCTGGCCACCTACGACATCGAGGCCTTCTACTTCCTCGCCCGCGCCGCGATGGTGAAAGATGAGCGCAACATCGACAAGTTCGACCGCGCCTTTGCCGCCACCTTCGAGGGGCTGGAGGCAATCCCCGCCGAGGCGGTGATGGAAGCCGTCGACATCCCGGAAGAGTGGCTGCGCAAGATGGCGGAAAAGCATCTGAGCGCGGAAGAGAAGGCCGAGATCGAGGCGCTTGGCGGCTTCGACAAGCTGATGGAGACGCTGAAGGAGCGTCTCAAGGAGCAGCAGGGCCGCCACCAGGGCGGAAATAAATGGATCGGCACCGCGGGCACCTCGCCCTTTGGCGCCTATGGCTATAACCCCGAAGGCGTCCGTATCGGACAGGGAAAGAGCCGCCATCAGCGTGCGGTCAAGGTCTGGGACAAGCGCGAGTTCAAGAACCTCGATGGCGATGTCGAGCTGGGCACCCGCAACATCAAGGTGGCCCTGAAACGCCTGCGCCGCTGGGTTCGCGAGGGCGCGCAAGAGGAGCTGGATCTGGACGGCACCATCCGCTCCACCGCCGAGCACGGCTACCTGGACGTGAAGACCCGGCCCGAGCGGCACAATGCGGTGAAGGTCTTGCTTTTTCTCGACGCGGGCGGCTCGATGGATCCGCATATCCAGGTGGTGGAGGAGCTGTTCTCTGCCGCGCGGGCCGAGTTCAAGCATCTGGAATACTACTACTTCCACAATTGCCTCTACGAAGGCGTCTGGCGCGACAACCGGCGGCGCTGGAATGAGAAGATCCCCACCCATGAGGTGCTGCGCACCTACGGGCCGGACTACAAGTGCATTTTCGTGGGCGATGCCTCGATGTCGCCTTATGAGATCGCGTATCCAGGCGGCGCCAATGAGCACTGGAACGAGGAAGCGGGCCAGGTCTGGCTGCAGCGCGCGCGCGACGCCTGGGCGGCAAACCTGTGGATCAACCCGGTGCCTGAGAAATACTGGGACTACACCCATTCGATCGGCATGATCCGTGAAATCTTCGAGGACCGGATGGTGCCGATGACCCTGGACGGGCTGGAGCGCGGGATGCGGGAACTGAGCCGCTAG